The DNA sequence AGGACACGATCGTCAGGATGATGTCCGGCACCAGTGTCTTGACGATAAAGCAGCACAGCAGCCACCCCAGCAGGGCGCCGCCCGTATACCGCACCGGTTGCAGGGCGCGGAATAGCAGCCGCATCCACTGTCCGTCGCTGATCTTCCCGGCCCGATTCTGGGCCAGATCGGCCATGGTGAACTGGTTGGCGCGCGCCAGTTCCGGCAGTGCGTCTTTGCCGCGCGTCTCGGACGTAACATATTCGATGTAGGACATAACGACTCACATAGAAATCGGATTAGCGCGCGGCAGACTGTATGGATTAGCGAAATAATTTTTAAAGAAAATACGAATTTCCTGTTCTTTGCCTCGCTGTCCAATATTGCATAAAATAGTATGATTACAATATGCCCTTCGATGTGCCTGACCCCATCCGCGATCTGGCGGAACTGGACGCCCTGTTCGCGACTCCAGCCGCGCCCTCGATCCGCAAAGTCACCCCGCGCCTCACTCCGGCCTATCGTCAGATGATCCAGGCGTCGCCGTTCTTCGTTATCGCCACTACCGGACCCCGAGGCCTCGACTGTTCCCCGCGCGGCGATGCCGCCGGCTTCGTCCGCATCCACGACGACTCCGCCCTGCTGTTGCCCGAGCGCCGTGGCAACAATCGCATTGACACCCTCCGCAATCTCTTGAGCGATTCTCGCGCAGGACTGCTCTTCCTGGTGCCTGGCATTTCGGAAATCCTGCGAGTGAACGGCCGCGCGCATCTCAGCCGGAACGTCCAATTGTGCGAGTCGTTTTCCGTGAACGGATCGGCGCCGAAGATCGTGATTGTCTTTCAGATCGACACCGTGATGTTCCAATGCGCCCGGGCCATTGTCCGCAGCCAACTGTGGGACCCCGCCAAGTTCAAGGCGCCCGGCGATGTGCCCAGCGCCGGCACCATGCTCGCCGATGCCACGGCCGGTGAAGTGGGCGGCGCGGCTTACGACGCCCAACTCTCCGAGCGTATCAGGACCACTCTGTATTAGGGTTTTGTCGCGTGTTGGAAAGGCGGTCCCGGAGCGGCCGCCCAGAACGCGCAGTGATGATCAACGTCGAAGTTCGTGAGCACCGCGTTTCCATCCGGATGCAGCGACATCATCTGTCGGGCATCGCCATCGTACACCGGCCAGTAAGTGAGCCCTTCGCCGTTGGGATCACCGGTCTTCGCGAAATTCGTCCAATAGCGGATCATTTGATCGGAAAGCTGCTTCTGCGCCTCAGTCGCCGGGCCGGGCAGTCGGGTCATTTTGAACAGATACTGCAGTTCCGCTCCATGATAGGCACCCAGTGAGAGGCCGGACACCAGGCCCGCGCGGCCAAATGGAGCCGCCTGGTCGTTGAACTCATAGCGGAACACCATGGCGTGCCCGGCGAACGACAGCGCCATCGGCGTCACCGCGCACCCCAACGGCGAGTAGTCGGTCAGCACGTCCGAGTACGCCAGCAGCGGGCTCGGGAAGTTGGCCACCGGGTACTCCTTCAGAACCTGGGGCGCGAAAGGGCCGAACTGCGCGGCCACGATCACCTGATACGTCTGTGCGGTCATTGGCATTGGGACCTTCGCCGCCAACAGCATCGGACCGGCGAACAACGCCATCTCGTCGTGATTCGATCCCATAAGTACAGGCATTTTGTTCCATTGGCCGGAACTCAGCGCCTCGGCCGGCAACACCGGCAGCAGGCTATTGCCGAAGTTTGGGATGGCATTGAAACCCTTGCCGCCGCCCGGCACCGGCGACAGCGGCACAGCCTTGATCAGTTCCTCGGCCGCTTTCGAGCGCAGGCAGTCGGCGTCGCTGCAGCTCAGTGCTTCGGCCACTGGAGCGCTCACCGCCAGCGCGTCGTCATGGCTGGACGCCGGGCAATAGGAACTCTCGATGATCGCCTTGTCGAAGAGCCCCGCCGACGACGGCGCGACCAGATGCGCGCAGATATCGATTCCGCCCGCCGACTCACCCTCCACCGTCACGTTGGAGGGATCACCGCCAAAGGCCCGGATGTTCGACCGAACCCACCGCAGCGCGGCTTGCTGGTCCTGAAAGCCGAAGTTGCCTGAGGTGGGTTCGCCCGCCTCGGCATCAAGCGAGGGCGGCGCCAGGAATCCGAGCACATTCAGCCGGTAGTTGACCGTCACTACCACCACGCCCGTTTTGGCCACCATCTCGCTGGGATCGTACTCTGCTCCGGAACCGCGCTGGTTGCTGCCGCCGTGAATGAAGACGATCACGGGCCGAGGCCGGCCGATGCCGGGCCGCGTGGGACGGTAGACGTTTAGATAGAGGCAATCCTCACTGCCCTCGACACGCTGATTGCCAGCGGCGCCCCGGGACAACTGCGTGCAGGAACTGGCGAGCTTCGTCGCGTCCAGAACGCCGGTCCACTTCGCCGGCTCCACCGGAGCCTTCCACCGCAACTCGCCGACAGGCGGTGCCGCAAAGGGAATACCCAGGAACTTGTCGACTCCGCCATCTGTCTGGCCGCGCACAAACCCGCGTTCCGTACGGACGAACCCAACGACACCGGTGACTTCACTCTGCGCGGTCAAAGACACGGCGAATAGGATGCAGCCGAATAAGGTAATTCTGAAAGGCTTCATGGCATATCCAGAATCGTTCCGTATGGGCCCACGGGCATTCCAGAAATGTCACCTATGCGTAAAGATTTGTCACCGATGGCTGGACACAAAAAAGCCGCCTCCGGCCCTCTTCAGGAACCGGAGGCGGCCTTCTATCCCAACTACCGTGGCCTGGTGGCCGACGTCTCTTCGCGGACGATCCCGCTCATTGCAGCCAGACGTACCGGCTTCGGCACATCCGGCGCGCTCAACGCCGTGTAGAACGCCAGCGCCTGGTCGCGTTTGCCGGCGGCCAGCAGCCGTTCCGCGCAGACTAGGGAAGCGTCCGCTACGGCCATTTTGACCATGCCGGTGGTCTTGGGTAGAGCAGCCTGCAGGTCTTTCATCGAGGCCTCTCCGCCGATGCTGCCCAACGCGGACGCAGCCGCCCGAGCCAGATCGACATCGGAGCCGTGCATCATCTTGACCAGCGCCGGACCCGCCTTCGCGTCCCGCCGCTTCCCAATCGAGTTAACGACGCCGATCAACCGGACGCCCTTCAGTTTCGTCAGTGACGCGCGCAGCGCATCGTCGACCGAGGGATCGGCAATCGGCTCCAGGCCGTAGCGTGCGTAGACGCTCAGATGCTCGTTGTCCAGCAGCGCCGCCAGAGCGGGCACTGCCTCCTTCGCGCCCAGCTCGCCGAGCCGCACGCAGGCTTTCGCCTTCTGGAACTCGGTTGACTTGGCATCTTTCAGAAGGCCGAGCAGGCCGGCCGCGTCCATTGTGGCAATCGCGCCTTCCTGGAACTCAGGAGGCGGCTCCGGCGGCTTTGGCTTCGCGGGCTGTACCGCGGGTGCAGTGGGTGTTGTTTGCTGCATGGTACGTCTCCTTCGTTCAGATCCGCCACGGTTCGCGATGGGCCCGCGACCGCATCCGGTTGGCAATCTCGTCGTTGGTGAATTCGCGTTTTTCCGTATCCCAGTTCAGCGTCTTGCCGCGCTGGTAGGCGATGAACGCCGCATGGCAGGTCACATGTGAGTTCGCCGCGGCCGCCGCGCTCGCGCTGGTCGATTGCCGCGTTTTGATGCAGCGGACCAGTTCCTTGACGTGATTCTCCAGAGCCAGAGCGGCCGATTCGGTGGGCCGCAGCAGCGGCTTGATGTTGTCCGAGCACGCGATCTTGGTCGCGTCGCCGGTCTCCACCCAGCCTTGGTCGCCTTCAATGCGGAAGCTGCAGGAACCGGTCTTCAGCGCGCCGTCCCAGGCGTTGTCGCGCATGACGAGCTTCACGCCGTTCGCGTACTTGCAGTTCACCTGATACGGGCCGACGTTCGTGCCCACGGGTTCATACTCCACCGGCTGCGTCTCGTCATAGCCGGCGGCCCAGTGACACAGGTCCACCGTATGCGAGCCCCATTCCAGAATTCCGCCGCCATGGAAGTCATAGAAGTTGCGCCAGCCGCCGGTCACGTACGACGGGTGATAAGGACGCCACGGAGCGGGCCCCAGCCAGCGATCCCAATCCAATACCTGTTTGGGCGGCAGCTCTTCCGCTGCCAGCCAGTCGCGCCGGGGCAGGGGCGGCCAGTTCACCGACGGGCCGACATTGGCGTAGAGCGCCTGCAATTTGCCCAGCGCGCCGGAGGTTAACAACTCCTTGCACAATTTGAAGTTGGCGCCGTTTCTTCTCTGGCAGCCTGCCTGGTACAGCCGGTTGTAGCGCCGGAAGGCATCGCCCAGTGCCCAACTTTCTTCAATCGTCATCGAGCACGGCTTCTCGCAATAGACATCCTTGCCGTGCTGCGCCGCGATGATGGAAAGCGGCGTGTGCCAGCGATCGCCGGTGGCGATGAGGACGGCATCAATGTCCTGGCGAGCCAGCAGTTCATACTGGTCGGCGTACATCTTGCAGTCGTTGTTGCCGTACGTTTTGTCGGCGGTCGACTTGATGGCTTCGCGACGCGCATCGCGCACATCGCAGATGGCGACGAACCGTGCCTCGTCGATTTTGAGCAGTTTACTGAGTACGTGCGCGCCGCGGGAACCGATGCCGATTCCGCCGAAGACAATCTTGTCGCTGGGCGGAACGGCGCCGGCCCGTTGGCCGAGCACCAAGCTGGGGACGATCATGGGCGCAATGGCGCTTTGGAGAACCTGACGTCTGGTAGTCATGGCCTTGGTAATAAGAATTCTATACCTCATTAGCGCCTATGTCTCGGGTCTATTGACCTCTCCCGAAACAAAAACAGCGCGGAGCCGAGAGAAGCCCCTCGCCACCGCGCCGTCCAAGTCCTGCCGGGTACCCAGTTAGTACGGCGGACGCTCCGTCCGCAGCCTATCCCCAGGTCGGCTTTCCGCTGACCGGTCTCTCCGTCGAACCTCGAAGACCGTACCCTAAATCAGCCCACCCTGCCGGGCGATCTTCAGTGCCTCCACCGCCGCGCCGCGGGATCCGGCCGTGTCGCCATTCGGCATGATGTGAATGGGGATATCCGCCTGCTCGGCCCGCTGCTCCGGCATCCCGGCGCGGATCTCCGAGATGAACCAAGCCTGGAACGTGGCCGATGTCTCAATCGCCCCTCCGCCGACGATCAGTGCGTCCGGATCGAACGTATTCACCATCTCGTCGAAGAACACGCCCAGCGCGTGCGCCTGCACACGGAAGATCTCCTTGCACATCGGGTCGCCCTTCTCGGCTAGCCCGCGCACGGCCTTGGCCGCCTTGTGGATGTCGCCGAGCTTCTCCAGGTCATGATCCGGATACTTCTTGAAGAAGTAGGGGAGGAACGTCTTCTCAATGGCCGTCAGCGAACACAGAGCTTCCAGGTCGCCGATCCGGCCGCAGTTGCAGCGCGGCACCAGGCCTTCGATGCCACTGATGCTCTGGTACGGAATCAACACGTGGCCCAGCTCGCCGCCGAAGCCCTTGCGGCCCTTCAATACCTCGTCCTCGATAATCACGCCGCCGCCCAGGCCGGTGCCGACGATCGCCGAGATGGACGTCGACTTCGAACTCCCGCCAAACAGCGAAAAATGGCCCCACAGCGCACCGGCATTCCCATCGTTCAGATAAGACACCGGCTTACCCAGCTTGAGGGCCAGATTCTCGCGGATGTCGTACCCCGCCCAGTTGTCGTGGACGAAATTGGTCGACCCCTTCGCGCTCAGCACGCCCGCCGCGCTCGCCGGACCGGGCGTATCCAGGCCCACCACGGCGACGTTGTCCATCGCCAGCCCGACCTTCTCCACCGCGATGCGCAGGCCGTCCGCGATCTGCTGCAGACAGATCTCCGGACCCTCCTTCGACCGCGCCGGATGCTCCTGCAGCCCCTCGATCAGAAACCGCTCGTCCGCGTCAATCAGAGTGTAGTTGACGGCTGTGCCGCCAAGGTCAACTCCAGCTACTACCTGCATCGCTGCTACCTCGGTTGAATTGAAATCAGTACCCGAATTCTACACAGTAGCAGGACTCAGGGGTCTCATTCATACCGCCGTGCAACCAGCGGATCCACGCGCCTGGTATCGCGATATCGTCGCTGCGCCGATGCGCAGACGCGAGTTCCCGGAGTTCCCTTGACGCCAGGCCGTCCGGGCGCCATGCTCATAGCAGCTGAACTGGAGATTCTCAAAGACCCGGAAATAGCACCGAATTACCGGCGGAGCCTCACAATTATGTTGCGAAAACCTCTGTGCCCCTGGGCGCACCGAGTCGTTGGGGTGGTAGTCGCCTTGGCGGCCGGTTCATTGATGGCGCAGGATACGCGCTCGCGCGACCCGCGGCCCTTTGCCGCCGGGGAACCTCGGGCCGTGTCCGCCTCCGTTCGCGAGGCTCGGGACCGGCTCTTCCTGTCAACCAGTGAAGGGCTGCCGCCGTTGTCGGCAGACCCGCCCGGTGCTCCGCCCAGGGTCACAAAGGTCTCGAAGGTCCCTCTGGCTGAGTTGCCCATTGCCGAGTCGGACGTGATTCTCGTGGGGCGTATCGAGTCGTTAAGCCCGCATCTGGTGCCCGGGGGCACCGCCATCTACACGGAATACCATGTCGATGTTGACTCAATTGTGAAGAATGCCGCCAGGTGGAAAGGCCCGGTCTGTGACGTCGTGGAGATCGGCGGCTCCGGCCTGACACCTGACGGGCGGGCCCTCCGGCAGACGGCGATGGGATTCGGCAAGCAGATCGAGGCGGGCGCCGAGTACGTCATGTTCCTTCGCTACGTGGACAGGGCGGAGTGCTTCCGCATTGTGAAGCTCTGGCAGGTGCGCAATGGCGTCCTGGTGGCAACCGCCGACGACGACATAGGACGAGCCGCGGGCGGCACGTCGACCATAAACGGCATGGCCGTGAAGGAAGCGCTGAAGACGATTCAGGTTCGAATTGGCCGGCAATAGGCTGGGTCTTGCCTCATTCATACCGCAGCGCAATCACCGGATCCACGCGCATCGCCCGCCTGGCCGGAATCCAGCAGGCCACCAGCGACACCAGCAACAGCACGCCCGATACCGTCGCAAACGTCACCGGATCCTGCGGTTTCACGCCATACAGCAGCGACGCCAACAGCCGCGACAAACCGAACGCCCCGGCCAGGCCGATCACGACCCCCAGTCCGGCCAGCAGCATGCCTTGACGCACCACCATCTTGAGGACATCCGACCCGCGAGCCCCCAGCGCCATCCGGATCCCGATCTCCTGCGCTCGCTGCTGCACCGAATACGACAGCATGCCGTAGACGCCAATCGCCGCCAGCAATAGCGCAATTCCGGCGAACAGCGTCAGCAGCGTCATGTTGAAGTCTTCCCGAGCCGTGGACTCGCCCACCACTTCGGTCATCGCCCGGACGTGCGCCACAGCCACGCCGCTATCGGCCTCCAGGACCTGCTGCCGCACGGCGGCGCTCACGGTGAGCGGATCCACCGACGTCTTCACCACCCAGCTCACCGGGATGATGGAGTTGTTCAACGCCATGAAGCTGTCCTTCAACTGCGACAGCGGGATGTACATCACCGGCGGAGCGTCGTTGCCCAGGCCGCCCTCCTTCACGTCGCCGACCACGCCCACGATCTCGCGCGGCTCCTCGGCGAAATCCGGCCCCATGCCCCGGCCGATGTCGATCCGCTCGCCCATCGGGCTGCCCTTCTTCCAGTAACGCTTCGAAAACGCTTCGTTGATCACCACCACCGGCGACGACAGCTTCGTGTCTCGTTCCGTGAAGGTCCGGCCCTGCACCAGCCGAATCTCCAGGGCTTTGAAATACTCGTCGGAGACGTACATCCAGCTCGCCCCTCCGGTGGACTGCGCTCCGCCTTCCAGCGGCCGGCCCACCACCGTGAAACCCAGTCCGAATCCGCCTTCCAAAGGCAGGAACGGGACGTTTGCCGCGGCCGTCACGCCCGGCACGGAGTGCAGGCGCCGCACCACCTCTCTGGTGAGCTGTTCCACACGATCGGTTTGCTTATACTTCGCGCCGGAAAGCGACGTTTCAAACGCCAGCACCTTCTGGGGAGTGAACCCCGCGTTCACCTGACGTAGACCGGCGAAGGTCCGGATCAACAGGGCAGCGCCCACCAGCAGGATCAGGGCCAGCGCGATCTCGGTGACTACCAGCGCATTCCGGGCCCAGTGCCGCCGTCCGGTGCCCGAGCGCGACGAGGCTTCCTTCAACGTGCCATGCACGTCGGTCCGTGAGATCTGCAGGGCGGGGAAGAGTCCGAAGAGGATACCGGTCCCCATCGCCACAGCCAAGGAGAACAGGAGGACGCGCCAGTCCAGCACGGTCGACTGGGCGAACTCTTCCGCCCTTGGTAGCCCGGTGGGGCTCAAGGCAATCAATCCGCGGACCCCCCAGGCGCCCAGCACGAATCCGGCTATTCCGCCCATCAGCGCCAACAGGATGCTCTCCGTTAAAAGCTGTTGAATGATGCGCCAGCGGCCCGCGCCCAACGCCACGCGGATGGCCACTTCCCTCGACCGGTGCGTTGCCCGCGCCAGCAGCAGGTTGGCCACATTCGCACAGGCGATGAACAGCACCAGCGCGACGGCACCCAGAAGAATGAGCAGCGGCTTCTTCACGTCGCCCACCATCGACTCGGCCAGCGGCTCGGCCATGGCCGATTCCTGCTTCCCGATCGCCTTCGGGTACGCCGCCCGGAAGCGCTCCGCGGCGGCGGTCAGTTGCGACTGCAGCGCCTCAATCTGGACGCCTGGCTTCATCAGGCCCGCCACGAACAGGTAGTGCCCCTGGTTCGTCGAATTCGGATCCGCCTGCAGCGGCAGGAAGATCTCGGAGGGCGGATAGGACCGGAACGCAGGCCGCAGTACGCCAATCACCGAGTAGGCCTCTCCGTTCAGCACCAGCACCCGTCCGATGACCGAAGGATCGCCGCCAAAGCGCCGCTGCCACAACCCGTGGCTCAGCACGGCTACCATCGGACCGTTGGGCCGGTCCTCCTCGGGCGAAAACACCCGGCCCAGTGCCGGCGTGGCGTCGAAGACCTGGAAGTAGTCGGCCGACACATGGATGCCCTTCACCTGCTCTGGCGTGCTGCCACCCGTCAGATTCAGCCCCGGCCCGGAGCTGTTGTAGGCGCAGATGTACTGCAATCCCGGCGTGTTTGCCTTCCAGGCCATGTACTTGGGGATGGAGATCGACGGACTATTCCCGTTGGGGAACTTCAGATTGAGCCGCACCATGCGGTCGGCCTGGCTGTAAGGCAGCGGTTGCAGCAGGATGCCGTTGACTACGGAGAAGATGGCCGTGTTGGCGCCAATCCCCAGAGCCAGCGCGGCGACGGCCACAGCCGTGAATCCGGGGCTCCGGGCGAGCATCCGCAGGGCATGGCGTACGTCTTTGATCAGTTTCTCCATTGCGCCTTAGACGCACGACGAAGGCTTTCGTATGCGGCAACCCGCAAAGAAAGTCGGGCCAGGCCGCCGATCCGGCGGTAGCGAATCCGGAAAGGATGTCCCGAATCTTCCCCGAGCCACGCTTGTACTAGCGTCGGGGCAAGCCGGGCCCCGACGCACTACCCAATCGTCCACGTTCCGGCCTCGGATTTCACACCATCGAGAGGAACCAAAGTGTCGAAAGATCCTTGCAGTGAAAAGACCGCCCCGATCATTGGCCTGGGCAACTTCCACAAGACCCTCAAGCACGACCCAAAGACGGGCCTTGTCAATCCGGACCACTACCGCGAGTTTGAAGCGATCGCCAACCACGGGGGCGACTTTGAATGCGTCCCTCGCCCGGACGGCGCAGCGAAGTTCATCAACCCCCAGGCCGGCTGGGCGAAAGAGCATCTGGGGCCGGACCCCGGCAGCATGGACATGCCGCCCCCGCCCTGTCCGATGTCCGATGCGACCGCGGCGGAGATGACCGAGTTGTACTGGATGGCGCTCCTCCGCGACAAGCGTTTCGCCGATTTCTCCGCCAACGATCCCGACATTCAAGCCGCCATCATGGACCTCTCCACCGCTTTCGACAGAGGGTCGGCGGATCTGAAGCTCGGGTACGATCTGCCCGCCAAGGATGGCAAGCTGGATCTGACCGCACAGACGTTGTTTCGCGGTGGACTCCCGGGCGAGGATCAGGGGCCGCTCGTCAGCCAGTTCTTCCTGCACGACATCGCCTACGGCACCCAGATCATCCTCCAGAAGCAGTTTCCGTACGCGGAGTGTCGAAACTATCTGACGGATTGGGATTCCTGGCTCAAAGCGCAGGATACTGGCAAGGATTCCGATGGCAACGATTACCCGGCCGACAACGACTACTTCAAGCACCACGACTACTTCGACAAGGGCGCATTCTGCCCGGACGGGCTGCGCCGGATTCGCAACATGCGCGACCTGGCCCGCTTCGTGAACAAGGACGCCCTCCACCAGGCCTATTTCAACGCCGCCCTGCTGCTCTCCAACTGGGGTGCGCCCTTCGCCGCTGGCAACCCATATCTCGTGGGCTACGAGAAGCAGCGGAGTTTTGGGACCTTCGGAGGACCGCACCTGTTGGCCCAGGTTTCCGAGGTGGCCGCCCGCGCTCTGCGCGTCGTCTGGCGGCAGAAGTGGGGCGTCTACCGGCGCTTCCGGCCGGAGGTCTATGGCGGCCTGATGGAGGCGCAGTCGCAGAAACGATTGCAGTGCGAACTACCCAAGTGGGTCTTCGAAACAAAGGCCGCTCAGCGGATCCAAGACCAGGGCCCCTACCTCCTGCCCATGGCCTTCACCGCAGGCAGCCCAGCCCACCCCGCCTATGGTGCCGGGCACGCCACAGTGGCCGGAGCCTGCGTCACCATCCTCAAAGCCTGGTTCGACGGATCCAAGCTGCTGAAACGGGACGTCCTGCCCAACGCAACCCACCCCGTCACCGCCAAGCCGGTCCACCTCGTGATGCCCGACAAAGACGGTTCCGATGTCCTGCCAGAGTACGGGGAAGGGGATCTGACCGTCGAGGGCGAGCTCAACAAACTCGCCGCCAACGTCGCCTTCGGGCGTTGCATGGGCGGAGTCCATTGGCGCACCGACAATACTCGCAGTCTGCGGTTGGGGGAGAAGATCGCCACCATCATTCTCCGCCGGGAATGCCATGAGTACGCGGAGAGGGACCCCGTCTGGAGCTACAACAACTTCGATGGTCATAAGGTGACCATTGGTGGCGACGGCAAGGTGACCGTCGACGGCAACGAAGAACTCGCCTGTTTCTACAACCGCTGCGAGTTCAGACCCTTCTGACGGCCCGGCTCATTTGCGGGCGACCGGTCCCACCCGGCTGGTTGCCCGCTTCCGGTGATATCGTTGTCGAAAATGATCACCCGCCGTACCGCCCTCGCCTCTGCTGTCGCCCCTGCTTTCCTGCAGGCCGCCCCGGCCCGCCCCAACGTGATCTTCATCCTCACCGACGACCAGGGCTACGGCGACCTCTCCCTCACCGGGAACCCTCACCTTAAGACACCCAGTATGGATGCCGTTGCACAGCAAGGTGTCCAGTTCACGCGCTTCCATGTCATGCCGGTGTGCTCGCCCACACGCTCTTGCCTGATGACCGGGCGCTACAACTACCGCACCGGAGTCGTCGATACCTATCTCGGGCGTTCCATGATGCACTCCGGCGAAGTCACGGTCGCGGAGTCCCTCGCCGGTGCCGGCTACCAGACAGGGATCTTCGGCAAGTGGCACCTGGGTGACAACTATCCGTTGCGCGCCATCGATCAGGGTTTTCAGACCGCCCTCACTCTGCGCGGCGGCGGACTCGCCCAGCCCGCCTCTCCTCCGAACACCGGTTACTTCGATCCGCCCCTGGAACTGAACGGCAGGACGGCCGTCCGCAAAGGCTACTGCTCCGATATCTTCTTTGACGAGGCCATGCAGTTCATTGAGAAGAACCGCCGGCGGCCCTTCTTTACATACATCGCCGCCAACGCGCCGCACACTCCGCTGCAACTCAAGGAGGAATGGGCGGAGCCCTACCGGAAGGCCGGGCTCGACGACACCACGGCTCGCATCTATGGAATGATCGCGAACCTCGATTCGAACCTCGGCCGGCTGATGGAGCAACTCCGGCGGCTGCGGCTCGATCAGAACACCCTGTTGTGGTTCATGACCGACAACGGCCCGCAGCAGAAGCGTTTCAACGCCGGGTTGCGCGGCCTGAAGACGTCCCCCTATGAAGGCGGTATCCGAGTGCCCAGCTTCCTGCGTTGGCCGGCGAAGATCCAGCCCGGCACGAAGGACAACCGCATCGCGGCGCACATCGATTTCCTGCCCACTGTCCTGGATGCCTGCGGCGCGCCCTTGCCTAAGGACCGCAAAATCGATGGCCGCTCTTTGTTCGCCCCGCCGGTGGAGCGGTCGC is a window from the uncultured Paludibaculum sp. genome containing:
- a CDS encoding arylsulfatase, which codes for MITRRTALASAVAPAFLQAAPARPNVIFILTDDQGYGDLSLTGNPHLKTPSMDAVAQQGVQFTRFHVMPVCSPTRSCLMTGRYNYRTGVVDTYLGRSMMHSGEVTVAESLAGAGYQTGIFGKWHLGDNYPLRAIDQGFQTALTLRGGGLAQPASPPNTGYFDPPLELNGRTAVRKGYCSDIFFDEAMQFIEKNRRRPFFTYIAANAPHTPLQLKEEWAEPYRKAGLDDTTARIYGMIANLDSNLGRLMEQLRRLRLDQNTLLWFMTDNGPQQKRFNAGLRGLKTSPYEGGIRVPSFLRWPAKIQPGTKDNRIAAHIDFLPTVLDACGAPLPKDRKIDGRSLFAPPVERSLFFQWHRGDAPEMFRNCAVLTDRWKLVGTDKHQPELYDLPADPAEEHNLAAAEPGIARQLRSQYDTWFRDVSAERGYDPPRIFVGTPHENPVILSRQDWRGPQASWNADGLGHYEIDVRTAAEYEVTLRFPPIPQETRALLTCGALRQEVAVPAGATQAVLSKVVLPQGPANIEGSFEIAGRRVGAHYIELRAGK